A section of the Sphingomonas ginsenosidivorax genome encodes:
- a CDS encoding glycoside hydrolase family 43 protein — MRFTLALTLAGAAITASGTIAIAQHSAPASKEPRSPEGKRYLSQPLVTSIYTADPSAHVFNGKIYVYPSHDIDVKIADDDLGNQYAMRDYRVLSMDRIGGPVTVNPVALDVKDVPWASQQMWAPDAAYKNGTYFLYFPVRDKQLDKNGLGTFRIGVATSKSPTGPFKADPKPIAGSYSMDPAVFTDADGKSYMYFGGIWGGQLQRWATGTFDPNGSDTDLGKDDQPALSGKIARLNPDMKSFAEAPRDVQILDEAGKPVLGGDHEKRFFEASWVFTRGGKYYYTYSTGDTHFLNYATGDNPYGPFTYKGHILKPVQGWTSHHSIIEWNKKWWLFYADTQLSNKNHLRNVKVTELKFAADGSIPTIDPFVN, encoded by the coding sequence ATGCGCTTTACCCTTGCCCTCACGCTGGCCGGCGCGGCGATCACCGCCTCGGGCACGATCGCGATCGCGCAGCATTCGGCACCCGCGTCGAAGGAACCGCGCAGCCCCGAAGGCAAGCGCTATCTGTCGCAACCTTTGGTCACCAGCATCTACACGGCCGACCCCTCCGCGCACGTCTTCAACGGCAAGATCTACGTCTACCCGAGCCACGACATCGACGTGAAGATCGCCGACGACGATCTCGGCAACCAATATGCGATGCGCGACTACCGCGTGCTGAGCATGGACCGCATCGGCGGGCCGGTGACGGTCAACCCCGTCGCGCTCGACGTGAAGGACGTGCCCTGGGCGTCGCAGCAGATGTGGGCCCCCGACGCGGCCTACAAGAACGGCACCTACTTCCTCTACTTCCCGGTCCGCGACAAACAGCTCGACAAGAACGGCCTCGGCACGTTCCGCATCGGCGTCGCCACCTCGAAGAGCCCGACCGGCCCGTTCAAGGCCGATCCGAAACCGATCGCCGGCAGCTATTCGATGGACCCGGCGGTGTTCACCGACGCAGACGGCAAGAGCTACATGTATTTCGGCGGCATCTGGGGCGGCCAGCTGCAGCGCTGGGCAACGGGCACGTTCGACCCCAACGGCTCCGACACCGATCTCGGCAAGGACGACCAGCCCGCGCTGTCGGGGAAGATCGCGCGACTGAACCCCGACATGAAGAGCTTCGCCGAGGCCCCACGCGACGTCCAGATCCTCGACGAGGCCGGCAAGCCCGTGCTCGGCGGCGACCATGAGAAGCGCTTCTTCGAGGCGTCGTGGGTCTTCACGCGCGGCGGCAAATATTACTACACCTACTCGACCGGCGACACGCACTTCCTCAACTACGCGACCGGCGACAACCCCTACGGGCCGTTCACCTACAAGGGCCATATCCTCAAGCCCGTACAGGGCTGGACCAGCCACCATTCGATCATCGAATGGAACAAGAAATGGTGGCTGTTCTACGCGGACACGCAGCTGAGCAACAAGAACCACCTGCGCAACGTCAAGGTCACCGAGCTGAAGTTCGCGGCCGACGGCTCGATCCCGACCATCGATCCGTTCGTCAACTGA
- the xylB gene encoding xylulokinase: protein MFLGIDIGTSGVKAVVLDQAGSVVGQGTAALTVQRPHPLWSEQDPDAWWRATTAAVQAIDPAVRRSVRGVGLAGQMHGATLLDADDRPLRPAILWNDGRSFAECEAMERAVPTLRTIAGNIAMPGFTAPKLIWVRDHEPEVFARIATVLLPKDYVRLLMTGDKASDLSDSAGTLWLDVAARSWSDELLAACGLTQAQMPVLYEGSQITGTLSAEVAELWGMPQVPVAAGGGDNAAGAVGVGVVADGDALLSLGTSGVIFVATREFRPNADSAVHAFCHALPGMWHQMSVHLSAASCIDWVARITGASGPAELFARAEAAGPASGPELFLPYLSGERTPHNDAEVRGAFLRLDNDTDAGRLSQAVLEGVAFALADGVDVLREAGTTIDRLAVIGGGARSRYWGETLAAAMEVELVYLQGGEVGPALGAARLAQLAVDGGDPATVCVAPPVSHRIAPDPALVSALAEKKAAFRQAYPRITPKA from the coding sequence ATGTTCCTCGGAATCGATATCGGCACGTCGGGCGTCAAGGCCGTGGTGCTCGACCAGGCCGGCAGCGTCGTCGGCCAGGGCACCGCCGCGCTGACCGTCCAGCGCCCCCACCCGCTCTGGTCCGAACAGGATCCCGATGCGTGGTGGCGCGCGACCACCGCCGCGGTGCAGGCGATCGACCCCGCGGTCCGCCGCTCGGTCCGCGGCGTCGGGCTGGCCGGGCAGATGCACGGCGCGACCCTGCTCGACGCCGACGACCGCCCGCTGCGCCCCGCGATCCTGTGGAACGACGGCCGCAGCTTCGCCGAATGCGAAGCAATGGAGCGCGCGGTGCCGACCCTGCGCACGATCGCGGGTAACATCGCGATGCCCGGCTTCACCGCGCCGAAACTGATCTGGGTGCGCGACCATGAGCCGGAGGTCTTCGCCAGGATCGCCACCGTGCTGCTGCCCAAGGACTATGTCCGGCTGCTGATGACCGGCGACAAGGCATCAGACCTGTCCGACAGCGCCGGCACGCTGTGGCTCGACGTCGCCGCCCGCAGCTGGAGCGACGAGCTGCTGGCGGCCTGCGGGCTGACGCAGGCGCAGATGCCGGTGCTCTACGAAGGCTCGCAGATCACCGGCACGCTGAGCGCCGAGGTCGCCGAGCTATGGGGCATGCCGCAAGTCCCCGTCGCGGCGGGCGGCGGCGACAATGCCGCGGGTGCGGTCGGCGTCGGCGTCGTCGCGGACGGCGACGCGCTGCTGTCGCTCGGCACCTCGGGCGTGATCTTCGTCGCGACCAGGGAGTTCCGCCCCAACGCCGACAGCGCGGTCCACGCCTTCTGCCACGCGCTGCCCGGCATGTGGCACCAGATGTCGGTCCACCTCTCGGCCGCGTCGTGCATCGACTGGGTCGCGCGGATCACCGGCGCGAGCGGCCCCGCCGAACTGTTCGCGCGCGCCGAAGCCGCCGGCCCCGCGAGCGGCCCCGAACTCTTCCTCCCCTACCTCTCGGGCGAGCGCACCCCGCACAACGATGCCGAGGTCCGCGGCGCGTTCCTCCGCCTCGACAACGACACCGACGCCGGCCGCCTGTCGCAGGCAGTGCTCGAAGGCGTCGCGTTCGCGCTCGCCGACGGCGTCGACGTGCTGCGCGAAGCCGGTACCACGATCGATCGGCTCGCGGTGATCGGCGGCGGCGCGCGGTCGCGTTACTGGGGCGAGACGCTCGCCGCGGCGATGGAAGTGGAACTCGTCTACCTCCAGGGTGGCGAGGTCGGCCCCGCGCTCGGCGCTGCCCGCCTCGCGCAGCTTGCGGTCGACGGCGGCGACCCCGCCACCGTGTGCGTCGCGCCGCCCGTCTCGCACCGCATCGCCCCCGATCCCGCGCTCGTCTCGGCGCTCGCCGAGAAGAAGGCCGCGTTTCGCCAAGCCTATCCCCGCATCACCCCCAAAGCCTAG
- a CDS encoding SDR family NAD(P)-dependent oxidoreductase, whose protein sequence is MTLIPETQVTDTRARYPSLRDKRVIVSGGGSGIGAGLVEAFARQGARVAFVDVAADASHALIETLVGVAHTPVFRPLDLTDLDALSRVFAELQAELGGCDVLINNAANDDRHTVDEVTPTYWDERMNVNLRHQFFAAQAVIPAMKAAGGGSILNFGSISWHLGLPELILYQTAKAAIEGLTRSLARDLGRDNIRVNAIIPGNVKTPRQEKWYTPEGEAEIVAAQCLDGRILPADIAALALFLASDDARMCTAHNYWMDAGWR, encoded by the coding sequence ATGACCTTGATACCGGAGACCCAAGTGACCGACACCCGCGCGCGCTACCCGTCCCTGCGCGACAAGCGCGTGATCGTCAGCGGCGGCGGGTCGGGAATCGGCGCGGGCCTGGTCGAGGCGTTCGCGCGCCAGGGCGCCAGGGTCGCGTTCGTCGACGTCGCCGCAGACGCGAGCCATGCGCTGATCGAAACGCTCGTTGGCGTCGCACACACGCCCGTTTTCCGCCCGCTCGACCTGACCGATCTCGACGCGCTGTCCCGGGTGTTCGCCGAGCTGCAAGCCGAACTCGGCGGCTGCGACGTGCTGATCAACAACGCCGCCAACGACGACCGCCACACCGTCGACGAGGTCACGCCTACCTATTGGGACGAGCGGATGAACGTCAATCTGCGCCACCAGTTCTTCGCGGCACAGGCGGTGATCCCCGCAATGAAGGCGGCGGGCGGCGGATCGATCCTCAATTTCGGGTCGATCAGCTGGCATCTCGGCCTCCCCGAACTGATCCTGTACCAAACCGCCAAGGCCGCGATCGAAGGCCTGACGCGCAGCCTCGCGCGCGATCTCGGACGCGACAATATCCGCGTCAACGCGATCATCCCCGGCAACGTGAAGACGCCGCGCCAGGAGAAATGGTACACCCCCGAGGGCGAGGCCGAGATCGTTGCCGCGCAATGCCTGGACGGCCGTATCCTCCCCGCCGACATCGCCGCGCTCGCGCTGTTCCTGGCGTCGGACGACGCGCGGATGTGCACCGCGCACAATTACTGGATGGATGCCGGCTGGCGTTGA
- a CDS encoding fumarylacetoacetate hydrolase family protein, with protein sequence MSLTFDPADALGSEWRAGRWLGRIDRGDGPSPVLVVDGIVHDMVRVAPTVAELVAQGAFDPAQGEAIGALDAIGLSVDGDVRLLSPIDLQCVKASGVTFAVSAMERVIEEQARGDASAAADVRARLEGRIGGSMRAVVPGSPEAAALKQALIDEGLWSQYLEVAIGPDAEIFTKSPVLSTVGWGAEVGIRSDSSWNNPEPEVVLLVDPAGRAVGATLGNDVNLRDFEGRSALLLGKAKDNNASCSLGAFVRLFDDDFTMDDVRGAEISLRIEGTDGYTLDGASSMNQISRDPEELVRQSLSEHHYPDGFVLFLGTLFAPTQDRDVPGQGFTHKVGDTVAIATPRLGRLVNAVTTSKAAAPWTFGLSALIRNLAARGLLSA encoded by the coding sequence GTGTCCCTGACCTTCGACCCCGCCGACGCACTCGGCAGCGAGTGGCGCGCCGGCCGTTGGCTCGGCCGCATCGATCGCGGTGACGGCCCCTCGCCCGTGCTCGTGGTCGACGGCATCGTCCACGACATGGTCCGCGTCGCCCCCACCGTCGCCGAGCTCGTCGCGCAAGGCGCGTTCGATCCCGCGCAGGGCGAAGCGATCGGCGCGCTCGATGCGATCGGCCTGTCGGTCGACGGCGACGTCCGGCTGCTCAGCCCGATCGACCTGCAATGCGTCAAGGCATCGGGCGTCACCTTCGCGGTGTCGGCGATGGAGCGCGTGATCGAGGAACAGGCGCGCGGCGACGCCAGCGCCGCCGCCGACGTCCGCGCCCGGCTGGAAGGCCGCATCGGCGGCAGCATGCGCGCCGTCGTCCCCGGATCGCCCGAGGCCGCCGCGCTGAAACAGGCGCTGATCGACGAGGGGCTCTGGTCGCAATATCTCGAGGTCGCGATCGGACCCGACGCGGAGATCTTCACCAAGTCGCCCGTACTCTCGACCGTCGGTTGGGGCGCCGAGGTCGGCATCCGGTCGGACTCGAGCTGGAACAACCCCGAGCCCGAGGTCGTGCTGCTGGTTGATCCTGCAGGCCGCGCGGTCGGTGCGACTCTCGGCAACGACGTCAATCTGCGCGATTTCGAGGGGCGCTCGGCGCTGCTGCTCGGCAAGGCGAAGGACAACAATGCGTCCTGTTCGCTCGGCGCGTTCGTCCGGCTGTTCGACGACGACTTCACGATGGACGACGTCCGCGGGGCGGAGATCTCGCTGCGGATCGAGGGCACCGACGGCTACACGCTCGACGGCGCCAGCTCGATGAACCAGATCAGCCGCGATCCCGAGGAACTGGTCCGCCAGTCGCTCAGCGAGCATCACTATCCCGACGGCTTCGTCCTGTTCCTCGGCACGCTGTTCGCCCCGACGCAGGACCGCGACGTCCCCGGCCAGGGCTTCACGCACAAGGTCGGCGACACGGTCGCGATCGCCACGCCCCGGCTCGGACGCCTCGTCAACGCCGTGACCACGTCGAAGGCCGCAGCCCCCTGGACGTTCGGCCTGAGCGCGCTGATCCGCAACCTCGCCGCGCGCGGCCTGTTGTCCGCATGA